One genomic region from Saccharomyces cerevisiae S288C chromosome XI, complete sequence encodes:
- the MIN9 gene encoding Min9p (Mitochondrial hypothetical protein) produces the protein MNPRYRFILRFYSSKKPTFHNTAPSKTNVNVPRANKSQSKGKHKGKLLVLVGTLALVTSVISVNYQKNEPVEFLE, from the coding sequence ATGAATCCACGCTACAGGTTTATACTGAGATTTTATTCTTCGAAAAAACCAACTTTCCACAATACAGCACCTTCGAAGACCAACGTAAACGTACCACGCGCTAACAAAAGTCAAAGCAAGGGTAAACACAAAGGCAAATTGTTGGTACTCGTAGGAACTTTAGCACTCGTGACATCAGTTATTTCGGTAAACTATCAAAAGAACGAACCAgttgaatttcttgaataa
- the SKA1 gene encoding Ska1p (SKI complex-associated protein; involved in 3'-5' degradation of long 3'UTR-containing mRNA, poorly translated mRNA, and other RNA regions devoid of ribosomes; proposed to assist the cytoplasmic exosome in a Ska1-SKI complex when a direct interaction between the ribosome and the SKI complex is absent) — protein sequence MNKEELLGFLLDDSIDSQKRCVTDQQAYSNWLKNDNDERTAHEESSSQSTIAALNKKKQTEAAQEDIEELLNGLEGIIGGADPRNLKSKSKRKTKKGGSKPREENVNTEKHIVMLEVEDFSDMSTHEDVNGASPSPNLDRSKKNEKRRKNAKELSYDELKDKLEVTTRKSRLECKDLKKKVHGLERRNLELEQRLEELKIENQTLIEINNKLLKNTNEDEINKSQRNKEKDRKRRERRTARRKDERKQEKKQEKKQDNKTSQSFPSSTDMNGQPIEF from the coding sequence atgaataaagaagaattattgGGTTTTCTACTAGATGACAGTATTGATAGCCAAAAAAGATGCGTCACGGATCAGCAGGCCTACTCTAATTGGTTAAAgaatgataatgatgaacGTACGGCCCATGAGGAAAGCTCTTCACAAAGTACGATAGCCGCATTGAATAAGAAGAAGCAGACAGAAGCTGCTCAAGAAGATATAGAAGAACTGTTAAACGGCTTAGAAGGCATTATTGGAGGAGCCGACCCCCGTAATCTCAAGAGTAAGTCAAAGAGGAAAACCAAAAAGGGCGGATCGAAACCAAGGGAAGAAAACGTGAATACGGAGAAACATATTGTAATGCTCGAGGTAGAAGATTTTAGTGATATGAGCACCCACGAAGATGTCAACGGAGCAAGTCCGTCGCCAAATCTGGACCGGTCGAAGAAGAATGAGAAGCGAAGGAAAAACGCCAAGGAGCTGTCATACGATGAACTAAAAGACAAACTAGAAGTTACCACTCGCAAATCACGTCTTGAGTGCAAAgacttgaaaaagaaagttcaTGGGCTCGAAAGAAGGAACCTTGAACTTGAACAGCGTTTAGAAGAGCTGAAGATTGAGAACCAGACTTTGATAGAGATTAACAATAAACTGTTGAAAAACACTAATGAGGATGAGATTAACAAGAGCCAGAGGAACAAGGAGAAGGACCGAAAGCGGAGGGAAAGAAGAACGGCAAGGAGAAAAGATGAAAGAAAgcaggaaaaaaagcaggaaaaaaagcaggATAATAAAACATCTCAATCTTTTCCTTCCTCAACTGACATGAATGGACAGCCTATAGAATTTTGA
- the MAK11 gene encoding Mak11p (Protein involved in an early step of 60S ribosomal subunit biogenesis; essential for cell growth and replication of killer M1 dsRNA virus; contains four beta-transducin repeats), producing the protein MLLNTTYTVFIFFLLRIIKFKIKAENFLEHEKLKTHGTSSRKDPKGQVKNSCRKMSAIGDKNQFRIIVGSYEHNILCLSLDIPNQKENDAAKTPHFMPIFHFQAHSLSIKCLAVSRRYLVSGSNDEHIRIYDLQKRKELGTLLSHQGSITALQFSHPASSSEDAAVSKGSKNSKWLLSASEDHKIMVWRVKDWETVGTLKGHTARVNDVDIHPTNRIAISVSDDHSIRLWNLMTLRNAAVLKLRKYNTNGTCVRWLGAKGDYFAVGLRDRVLIYETGSAKVFKEIVFQRKTLMHIETHILPFDNKEYLSVGISDGNVHFYPCEELFEKVEENEKQEDDDDKEDISPAFSLLGHTNRIKDFKFYTNEFGTYLVTIGSDGKIVVWDMSTKEQVAVYDCGERLNCLTLCDESIEKYNTMKKRDAETADIGDQSEVESDTEELKKIMFGEKKKLNKKKRKQLKKSKVSVELE; encoded by the coding sequence atgTTACTGAATACTACTTATACtgtcttcattttttttttgcttagAATTATAAAGTTCAAGATCAAGGccgaaaattttttagaacatgaaaaattgaaaactcATGGTACCTCATCTCGAAAAGATCCTAAGGGCCAAGTCAAGAATTCGTGTAGAAAAATGAGTGCTATAGGCGACAAGAACCAATTTCGTATCATTGTGGGCTCATACGAGCACAACATTTTGTGTTTATCCTTAGATATCCCAaatcaaaaggaaaatgatgCAGCAAAGACACCACATTTTATGccaatatttcattttcaagcCCATTCGTTGAGTATTAAATGTTTGGCTGTTTCAAGAAGATACCTAGTTTCTGGATCCAATGACGAGCACATCAGAATTTATGATTTGCAAAAGAGGAAGGAACTGGGTACTTTGTTAAGTCATCAGGGCTCTATTACTGCTCTACAATTCTCACATCCAGCTTCTTCCAGTGAGGATGCTGCTGTTTCAAAGGGGAGCAAGAATAGCAAATGGTTATTATCAGCATCAGAAGACCACAAAATTATGGTTTGGAGAGTAAAGGACTGGGAAACAGTGGGGACTTTAAAGGGACACACGGCAAGGGTTAATGATGTGGATATTCACCCCACCAATAGAATTGCCATCAGTGTTAGTGATGACCATTCTATACGTCTTTGGAATTTGATGACTCTAAGAAATGCTGCTGTACTAAAACtaagaaaatataatacAAACGGGACTTGTGTTAGATGGTTAGGCGCCAAAGGTGATTATTTTGCCGTGGGTTTAAGGGATAGGGTGCTTATTTATGAAACTGGATCGGCTAAagtttttaaagaaatagTCTTTCAAAGGAAAACTCTTATGCATATTGAAACACATATTTTACCATTCGATAATAAGGAATACCTTTCTGTTGGTATCAGCGATGGTAATGTTCATTTCTATCCTTGTGAGGAGTTATTCgaaaaagttgaagaaaatgaaaagcaggaagatgatgacgacaAGGAGGATATCAGCCCcgctttttctttattgggTCACACAAACCGTATTAAAGATTTCAAGTTTTATACGAATGAATTTGGTACCTACCTAGTCACCATTGGTTCTGATGGTAAAATTGTCGTATGGGATATGTCTACAAAAGAACAAGTAGCAGTCTACGACTGTGGCGAAAGGCTAAATTGCTTAACGCTATGCGATGAAAGCATTGAGAAATACAACacaatgaagaagagggATGCTGAAACAGCTGATATAGGTGACCAAAGTGAGGTGGAAAGTGATACCGAAGAattaaagaagataatgtTTGGtgagaagaagaaactcaataaaaagaagcggaagcaattgaagaagagtaAAGTATCAGTAGAACTTGAATAA
- the SPT23 gene encoding Spt23p (ER membrane protein involved in regulation of OLE1 transcription; inactive ER form dimerizes and one subunit is then activated by ubiquitin/proteasome-dependent processing followed by nuclear targeting; SPT23 has a paralog, MGA2, that arose from the whole genome duplication), translating into MMSGTGNVSSMLHSYSANIQHNDGSPDLDLLESELLDIALLNSGSSLQDPGLLSLNQEKMITAGTTTPGKEDEGELRDDIASLQGLLDRHVQFGRKLPLRTPYANPLDFININPQSLPLSLEIIGLPKVSRVETQMKLSFRIRNAHARKNFFIHLPSDCIAKDKFFTSSDDPTNLTIPNRDINERTLFLDAFLLCASNNNSNNFKQTYVCNRCINREKRRASRRKSGLNDNSIWQNNENKRAIIFNSKQLFIISNNGLSGNSNCINFDLPTRIVCYCRHHKATNGFVVLFLLRDHNGDILAKTITDPIMIMDKKNASNTTTPTSTSNAQVSPMTNDTRSFSSPQSDLNFPSEFPLPSNSKNFVISTNCMLDSNCNNNNNDNDNKNNIKTNTAMMNNNRHFPSPNSSSEDSNHSFSDIHFSNNNDNNLHRSLDSWSSTGFNSSSNPALTTLTSDFSAASARHTGKRQRSVNEPFMSTPNTFSRLPQKFIDSSKDISNHNSVPVALNNKPSIQRVIPAQGSINGGIEVTLLGSKFKQGLIIKFGENIALSSQCWNESTMVTYLPPSSKPGPVLVTIVDPSETSMRNNSNSSVSTSNSTNDILHLNKYTGEKAIFTYVDDTDRQLIELALQIVGLKMNGKLEDARNIAKRIVGSDSSPSNNNAGLHSQNSSLNSYTNMMRNINDEQLITEVIKSFKRNNNLSTVNLSMCDVRGRTLLHLAAFNNWYSLVSLLIKYGSHLNDQDLFGFTPLHMACINGDLRIIRLLLECNVNIMKKTRNGFIAKQFFLMNYTVNKTRYSNYETSLFDDILTRLTKNTTGSSDTQPFERNVSQSSFNSSLFDDDDADHDYVQERKYLLADSAALAPEQSNCNDNTSFSILDSDSGYDISDCESSSDEIALEFFNTHKIKDFSSKPNEIPKTTKTSIEPDGSLWNRMLTRLNDELPKYEDLFPKKPKNWELGSKSVEIGPDNSAQMTVDDSQTSSEDDELEALQVGFNTIFSKKQNFQNDKMLLFFWIPLTLVLLLCFTLSNLGKDDDMFHNLSKIVQEYLRIGLAKVLLGNERMKTSFKMQLSKFQNNNILNDMRVN; encoded by the coding sequence ATGATGAGTGGCACAGGAAACGTTTCCTCGATGCTCCACAGCTATAGCGCCAACATACAGCACAACGATGGCTCTCCGGACTTGGATTTACTAGAATCAGAATTACTGGATATTGCTCTGCTCAACTCTGGGTCCTCTCTGCAAGACCCTGGTTTATTGAGTCTGAACCAAGAGAAAATGATAACAGCAGGTACTACTACACCAGGTAAGGAAGATGAAGGGGAGCTCAGGGATGACATCGCATCTTTGCAAGGATTGCTTGATCGACACGTTCAATTTGGCAGAAAGCTACCTCTGAGGACGCCATACGCGAATCCACTGGATTTTATCAACATTAACCCGCAGTCCCTTCCATTGTCTCTAGAAATTATTGGGTTGCCGAAGGTTTCTAGGGTGGAAACTCAGATGAAGCTGAGTTTTCGGATTAGAAACGCACatgcaagaaaaaacttctttaTTCATCTGCCCTCTGATTGTATAGCGAAGGACAAGTTTTTCACCAGCTCGGACGATCCCACCAACTTGACAATACCCAATAGGGACATCAACGAAAGGACTCTTTTCTTGGACGCCTTTCTTTTGTGTGCATCTAACAACAATAGCAACAACTTCAAGCAGACCTATGTTTGTAATAGATGTATCAACagggaaaaaagaagagcGTCGAGAAGAAAGTCTGGGTTGAACGACAACTCCATCTGGCAAAAtaacgaaaacaaaagagCAATCATATTCAATAGTAAACAACTTTTCATCATTAGTAATAACGGTTTGAGTGGTAACTCTAACTGTATCAATTTCGACTTACCGACGAGAATCGTCTGTTACTGCAGACACCACAAGGCAACTAACGGGTTTGTAGTTTTGTTCCTTCTAAGGGACCATAACGGCGATATCTTGGCGAAAACTATAACAGATCCCATAATGATCATggacaagaaaaatgccAGCAATACCACAACTCCAACCAGCACCAGCAATGCCCAGGTTTCGCCAATGACAAATGACACTAGATCCTTTTCATCGCCGCAAAGTGACTTAAACTTCCCATCCGAATTCCCCCTGCCTTCTAAcagtaaaaattttgtcaTTTCTACGAACTGTATGCTTGATAGCAATTgtaataacaacaacaatgataatgataacaaaaacaacattAAGACTAATACCGCAATGATGAACAACAACAGACACTTTCCATCACCAAATTCCTCCAGTGAGGACAGCAaccattctttttcagatattcatttttctaATAACAACGACAACAATTTACATCGTTCACTAGACTCTTGGTCGTCCACAGGTTTTAATAGTTCATCTAATCCCGCTCTTACTACATTAACTAGTGATTTCAGTGCGGCCTCTGCGAGACACACTGGCAAGAGGCAGCGTTCGGTAAACGAGCCTTTTATGTCTACGCCTAATACGTTTTCCCGTCTTCCCCAGAAATTCATCGATTCTTCCAAAGATATATCGAACCATAATAGTGTCCCCGTGGCGCTAAATAACAAGCCTTCTATTCAGCGTGTCATCCCCGCACAAGGTTCCATCAACGGAGGTATAGAAGTGACTCTACTTGGCTCAAAGTTTAAGCAGGGCTTAATCATCAAGTTTGGCGAAAATATAGCATTGTCCAGCCAATGCTGGAATGAATCTACGATGGTGACTTATTTACCGCCTTCATCTAAACCTGGACCGGTTTTGGTAACCATAGTCGACCCAAGTGAAACGTCTATGAGAAATAATAGCAATAGTAGTGTTTCCACCAGCAATAGTACCAATGACATTCTGCACTTAAACAAGTATACCGGTGAGAAAGCAATCTTTACTTATGTTGATGATACTGATAGGCAACTAATTGAATTGGCTCTGCAAATTGTGGGGCTGAAAATGAACGGTAAACTGGAAGATGCAAGAAATATTGCTAAAAGGATTGTTGGCAGTGATTCATCTCCATCTAATAATAACGCAGGATTACACTCACAGAATAGCTCTTTAAATTCGTACACGAATATGATGCGAAATATAAACGATGAACAATTGATCACTGAAGTTATTAAGTCATTTAAGAGAAATAATAATCTCTCTACCGTCAATCTTTCCATGTGTGACGTTAGGGGTAGAACTCTATTACATCTGGCAGCATTCAATAACTGGTATAGTCTTGTCTCATTACTAATCAAATATGGGTCGCATTTGAACGACCAAGATTTATTTGGTTTTACTCCGCTACATATGGCGTGTATTAATGGTGACTTGAGAATTATAAGACTATTGTTAGAATGCAACGTTAATATTATGAAGAAAACCAGAAACGGCTTTATCGCTAAACAGTTCTTCCTGATGAATTATACTGTCAACAAGACCAGATATTCTAATTATGAAACCAGTCTGTTTGACGACATTCTGACTAGATTAACGAAGAATACAACAGGATCCAGTGATACTCAACCGTTTGAGAGAAATGTATCCCAGTCAAGTTTCAACTCAAGTTTatttgatgatgacgatgcTGATCATGACTATGtccaagaaagaaaatatttattGGCGGATTCCGCTGCCCTTGCCCCCGAACAATCCAACTGTAATGACAATACGTCATTCTCAATCCTAGATTCGGATTCAGGTTATGACATAAGTGATTGTGAATCATCTTCAGATGAGATTGCTTTGGAGTTCTTTAACACCCACAAAATCAAGGACTTCTCTTCAAAGCCAAATGAAATACCAAAAACTACTAAGACTAGCATAGAGCCTGACGGATCTTTATGGAACAGAATGCTAACTCGTTTAAATGACGAGCTCCCAAAGTATGAAGACTTGTTCCCAAAAAAACCCAAAAACTGGGAACTTGGTAGCAAATCTGTGGAGATTGGGCCAGATAATTCTGCCCAAATGACCGTGGATGATTCTCAAACTTCTTCTGAAGACGATGAATTAGAAGCTTTACAGGTCGGGTTCAACACAATCTTTTCCAAGAAGCAAAACTTTCAGAATGATAAGATGCTCCTATTCTTTTGGATCCCCTTAACTTTAGTACTCTTATTATGTTTCACATTATCGAATTTGGGgaaagatgatgatatgTTTCATAATTTATCCAAAATTGTTCAGGAATATTTAAGAATTGGTTTAGCCAAGGTACTACTAGGCAACGAAAGGATGAAAACCTCTTTTAAAATGCAGTTATCGAAGTTTCAAAACAATAACATTCTAAACGACATGCGAGTCAATTAA
- the CDC16 gene encoding anaphase promoting complex subunit CDC16 (Subunit of the anaphase-promoting complex/cyclosome (APC/C); which is a ubiquitin-protein ligase required for degradation of anaphase inhibitors, including mitotic cyclins, during the metaphase/anaphase transition; required for sporulation; relocalizes to the cytosol in response to hypoxia), whose translation MKFCLYCCHCYIVICGKATHYYKSSKATSNLKSSNRVLMRNPMSPSEQHSQHNSTLAASPFVSNVSAARTQQSLPTDAQNDRLQQPWNRTNTATSPYQSLANSPLIQKLQANIMTPHQPSANSNSNSNSITGNVVNDNNLLASMSKNSMFGSTIPSTLRKVSLQREYKDSVDGVVRDEDNDEDVHNNGDAAANANNDRESKLGHNGPLTTTTLTTTTTATQLDVSELSAIERLRLWRFDALMQHMYRTAEYIADKVYNISNDPDDAFWLGQVYYNNNQYVRAVELITRNNLDGVNILCRYLLGLSFVKLQRFDDALDVIGEYNPFSEDPSTTAANTMSNNGNNSNTSQPVTDGGIKMESSLCFLRGKIYFAQNNFNKARDAFREAILVDIKNFEAFEMLLSKNLLTPQEEWDLFDSLDFKEFGEDKEIMKNLYKINLSKYINTEDITKSNEILAKDYKLADNVDVVRSKVDICYTQCKFNECLELCETVLENDEFNTNILPAYIGCLYELSNKNKLFLLSHRLAETFPKSAITWFSVATYYMSLDRISEAQKYYSKSSILDPSFAAAWLGFAHTYALEGEQDQALTAYSTASRFFPGMHLPKLFLGMQFMAMNSLNLAESYFVLAYDICPNDPLVLNEMGVMYFKKNEFVKAKKYLKKALEVVKDLDPSSRTTISIQLNLGHTYRKLNENEIAIKCFRCVLEKNDKNSEIHCSLGYLYLKTKKLQKAIDHLHKSLYLKPNNSSATALLKNALELNVTLSLDASHPLIDKSNLMSQASKDKASLNKKRSSLTYDPVNMAKRLRTQKEIFDQNNKALRKGGHDSKTGSNNADDDFDADMELE comes from the coding sequence ATGAAGTTTTGTCTTTATTGCTGTCATTGTTATATCGTTATTTGTGGAAAGGCTACACATTATTACAAGTCATCAAAAGCCACATCAAACTTGAAATCGTCAAACAGGGTACTTATGAGAAACCCCATGTCGCCTTCGGAGCAACATTCACAACATAATTCTACATTGGCCGCCTCGCCATTTGTTTCTAACGTATCTGCAGCAAGAACACAACAGAGTTTACCAACCGATGCTCAGAATGATCGTTTGCAGCAACCCTGGAACAGAACCAATACGGCTACGAGTCCCTACCAGTCGTTAGCAAATAGCCCTTTAATACAGAAGTTGCAAGCGAATATTATGACTCCGCACCAGCCATCTGCTAATTCTAATTCTAATTCCAATTCCATTACGGGCAATGTTGTGAACGACAATAATTTGTTAGCTTCTATGTCTAAGAATAGTATGTTCGGTTCTACCATACCGTCCACATTAAGGAAGGTGAGCTTACAGCGTGAATATAAGGATTCAGTTGATGGTGTGGTTCGtgatgaagataatgatgaGGATGTTCATAACAATGGCGATGCAGCTGCGAATGCTAATAATGATCGGGAGAGTAAACTAGGGCATAATGGGCCATTGACGACAACAACATTAACGACAACAACTACAGCAACTCAACTAGATGTTTCTGAATTGTCAGCTATAGAAAGATTGAGACTTTGGAGGTTCGACGCATTGATGCAGCATATGTATAGGACCGCAGAATATATTGCTGATAAAGTGTATAACATATCCAATGATCCTGATGATGCCTTCTGGCTCGGCCAAGTATATTACAATAATAATCAGTACGTAAGGGCTGTAGAACTTATTACCAGGAACAACTTGGATGGCGTTAATATCCTGTGTCGATATCTGTTGGGACTCTCCTTTGTTAAATTACAGAGATTTGATGACGCTCTAGATGTTATAGGCGAATACAATCCATTCAGCGAGGACCCATCTACGACGGCAGCAAACACCATGAGCAATAATGGCAATAACAGCAATACGTCACAGCCAGTTACTGACGGCGGTATAAAAATGGAGTCATCATTATGTTTTCTGAGAGGGAAAATATATTTTGCacaaaataattttaaCAAGGCAAGGGATGCATTTCGTGAAGCGATTTTGGTagatataaaaaattttgaagctTTCGAAATGCTCCTGTCCAAGAACCTGTTAACTCCACAAGAGGAATGGGACCTGTTTGACTCTTTggatttcaaagaatttgGGGAAGATAAAGAGATTATGAAGAATCTTTATAAGATCAACCTATCTAAATACATCAACACGGAAGATATAACGAAGTCCAATGAGATTTTAGCGAAAGATTATAAATTAGCTGACAATGTAGATGTCGTAAGAAGTAAGGTGGATATCTGCTATACGCAATGCAAATTCAACGAATGCTTAGAGTTGTGCGAGACCGTTTTGGAAAACGACGAATTTAATACGAATATCTTGCCAGCATACATTGGATGTCTATATGAACtatcaaataaaaataagctTTTCCTTCTGTCGCATCGATTAGCGGAAACTTTCCCGAAGTCTGCGATAACATGGTTTAGCGTTGCGACCTATTATATGAGCTTGGACAGAATTAGTGAAGCACAGAAATACTATTCCAAATCCTCAATACTGGATCCAAGCTTTGCTGCCGCATGGCTGGGATTTGCACACACGTATGCCCTAGAAGGTGAACAAGACCAAGCATTAACAGCATACTCTACAGCCTCCAGATTCTTTCCTGGAATGCACTTACCAAAACTGTTTCTCGGGATGCAGTTTATGGCGATGAATTCATTAAATTTAGCAGAATCGTATTTTGTTCTGGCATATGACATTTGTCCAAACGATCCATTAGTACTCAATGAAATGGGTGTAATGTATTTTAAGAAGAACGAATTTGTCAAAGCCAAGAAATACCTGAAGAAGGCGTTGGAAGTGGTGAAAGATCTTGATCCAAGTTCAAGAACGACAAtatcaattcaattaaaTCTAGGACACACTTACAGAAAGTTAAATGAGAACGAAATTGCCATTAAATGTTTTAGATGCGTTTTGgagaaaaatgataaaaactCTGAAATTCATTGTTCCTTAGGTTACTTATAtttgaagacgaagaaatTACAAAAGGCCATTGATCATTTGCACAAATCATTGTACCTAAAGCCTAATAATTCATCTGCAACAGcgcttttgaaaaatgccCTAGAGCTAAACGTGACGTTATCATTGGATGCCAGCCACCCACTTATTGACAAGTCGAATTTAATGAGTCAGGCAAGTAAGGACAAGGCTTCgctcaataaaaaaagatcttcATTGACTTATGACCCTGTCAACATGGCTAAAAGGTTGAGAACACAAAAGGAGATCTTTGATCAGAATAACAAAGCTCTAAGAAAGGGAGGTCATGACAGCAAAACTGGAAGTAATAATGCCGACGATGATTTTGACGCAGATATGGAACTGGAATAA
- the URA6 gene encoding bifunctional uridylate/adenylate kinase (Uridylate kinase; catalyzes the seventh enzymatic step in the de novo biosynthesis of pyrimidines, converting uridine monophosphate (UMP) into uridine-5'-diphosphate (UDP)), whose amino-acid sequence MTAATTSQPAFSPDQVSVIFVLGGPGAGKGTQCEKLVKDYSFVHLSAGDLLRAEQGRAGSQYGELIKNCIKEGQIVPQEITLALLRNAISDNVKANKHKFLIDGFPRKMDQAISFERDIVESKFILFFDCPEDIMLERLLERGKTSGRSDDNIESIKKRFNTFKETSMPVIEYFETKSKVVRVRCDRSVEDVYKDVQDAIRDSL is encoded by the coding sequence ATGACAGCTGCCACTACATCACAGCCAGCTTTCTCGCCTGACCAAGTTTCCGTGATCTTCGTTCTAGGAGGACCCGGTGCAGGCAAGGGTACTCAGTGTGAAAAACTAGTTAAGGACTATTCATTTGTCCATTTGTCAGCCGGAGACCTTCTACGTGCTGAGCAGGGCAGAGCAGGTTCCCAATATGGGGAATTGATCAAGAACTGCATCAAAGAGGGCCAGATTGTCCCTCAAGAGATTACTTTGGCGCTTTTACGCAACGCTATTTCCGATAACGTCAAGGCGAACAAGCATAAGTTCTTAATTGACGGATTTCCTAGGAAGATGGATCAAGCCATTTCCTTTGAAAGAGACATCGTTGAAAGCAAATTCATCCTGTTCTTTGACTGCCCTGAAGATATCATGTTAGAGAGACTATTGGAGCGTGGCAAGACCAGTGGTAGAAGCGATGACAACATTGAGTCCATTAAGAAGAGATTTAACACTTTCAAGGAGACTAGTATGCCCGTCATCGAGTACTTTGAAACCAAATCGAAAGTCGTCCGTGTTCGTTGCGACAGATCCGTCGAAGATGTGTACAAAGACGTCCAAGACGCTATCCGTGATAGCTTATAG